One segment of Panicum virgatum strain AP13 chromosome 3K, P.virgatum_v5, whole genome shotgun sequence DNA contains the following:
- the LOC120697126 gene encoding uncharacterized protein LOC120697126, protein MVVMMIVAGEVARAGRGGERPVAPDGEAVAQDVVVDVADGCAAAGREPGCRICHLPGGDGDGELPQRLSGRLVRLGCGCRGELAAAHRRCAEAWFSVRGNRRCEICGEDAVNITGGGGKEFIRQWHDTEAAADAGGLSKACGGFCRSQSFCNLLVLLLIIASLLTWFFHNHMI, encoded by the exons ATGGTAGTGATGATGATCGTCGCCGGAGAGGTCGCcagggccggccgcggcggggaacggccggtggcgccggacggggaggcggtggcgcaAGACGTCGTGGTCGACGTTGCCGACGGGTGCGCTGCGGCCGGTCGGGAGCCCGGGTGCAGGATCTGCCACCTGCCGGgcggggacggcgacggcgagctgccCCAGCGGCTGAGCGGACGGCTGGTGAGGCTCGGCTGCGGCTGCCGCggcgagctggcggcggcgcaccggcgaTGCGCCGAGGCGTGGTTCTCCGTCCGGGGCAACAG GCGTTGCGAGATTTGCGGTGAGGACGCGGTGAACAtcaccggaggcggcggcaaggAGTTCATACGGCAGTGGCACGACACGGAGGCGGCCGCGGACGCCGGAGGCCTGTCCAAGGCGTGCGGTGGCTTCTGCCGGAGCCAGTCGTTCTGCAACCTGCTAGTCCTGTTGCTCATCATCGCGTCCCTCTTGACGTGGTTCTTCCATAACCACATGATATAA
- the LOC120697127 gene encoding disease resistance protein RGA5-like, translated as MKLLDRYFIVIDDIWDATARSIIRCALPQNKNGSRVIATTRIEAVATACCSNDYEYVYKMKALGTEDARRLFFKRIFGSEDTCPSYLEEVSTSILKRCGGLPLAIITLSSHLATQQNKLNKEQWEHTLNSLGCSLELNPTLEGMRQILSLSYTNLPHCLKTCVLYLGMYPEDHTISKNDLIRQWVAQGFISKAPGQDPEDIAVGYFNEIVNRSIIQPAHTDSNNDVLSCRVHDMMLDLIIHRCREENFVTASDDIQDISGMLNKVRRLSLHLNGAIDGKSLGSIPLSHVRAFTRFGTSTYIPPLAEFKHLRVLNLEFSSPERMTMDLTGMCSLFQLRYLKVVNNGRIELSSKISGFQQLETFEIEAYKVQLPADVVHLHRLLHLIVNGGISLPRGIGSMKSIRTLRFCQLLMSSTDTITEIGDLTNLRDLQLQFNHIRQSSSESGEAAARQSMDALGSSLEKLCDLRHLRIKHDGCLDELSSLSTAPLLLQRFVTNWGWHSRVPKWIGQLHSLHSLELLVKEMLREDIRMLAQLPSLASLRVKIQATPREDMVICRTGFSVLKHFEIGCSRVSHLIFEEGAMPGLQVLEMYFNASGWDRHGAAPAGIEHLAGLREFSARIGGRGAKESNRSAALSAMRNAVGVHPGFPSADIMCFDDVWTDFDDYVMEEVQEAVVLSP; from the coding sequence ATGAAATTATTGGACAGATACTTCATTGTAATTGATGATATATGGGATGCAACAGCAAGGAGTATTATTAGATGCGCCCTTCCACAAAACAAGAATGGTAGCAGAGTGATTGCAACTACACGAATCGAGGCAGTCGCTACAGCATGCTGCTCCAATGACTACGAATATGTTTATAAGATGAAGGCACTTGGCACTGAAGACGCTAGGAGGTTGTTTTTCAAAAGGATATTTGGTTCAGAGGATACGTGTCCTTCGTATTTGGAAGAAGTTTCAACTAGTATTTTGAAAAGATGCGGTGGCTTGCCCCTTGCAATTATCACTCTATCTAGCCATTTGGCTACTCAACAGAACAAACTGAACAAGGAGCAATGGGAGCACACACTAAATTCTTTGGGTTGCAGCCTTGAACTGAATCCCACCTTGGAAGGAATGCGACAGATACTGAGTCTGAGCTACACAAATCTTCCTCATTGCTTGAAGACATGCGTGCTATATTTGGGCATGTATCCAGAGGATCACACAATCAGCAAGAATGATTTAATCAGACAATGGGTTGCTCAAGGTTTCATAAGCAAAGCACCTGGGCAAGATCCAGAGGATATTGCAGTGGGCTATTTCAATGAGATTGTCAACAGGAGCATTATTCAACCAGCACATACAGATAGTAACAACGATGTACTGTCCTGTAGGGTGCATGATATGATGCTTGATCTCATTATACACAGGTGTAGAGAAGAGAATTTTGTCACTGCAAGTGATGACATACAAGACATTAGTGGAATGCTTAACAAAGTTCGTCGACTATCCCTTCATTTGAATGGTGCCATAGATGGAAAATCACTTGGATCCATTCCACTCTCACATGTAAGAGCATTCACCAGATTTGGCACATCGACTTACATACCTCCTTTAGCGGAGTTCAAGCATTTGCGGGTTTTGAATCTGGAATTTTCAAGCCCTGAGCGGATGACGATGGACCTCACAGGAATGTGTTCTTTGTTCCAACTAAGGTATCTAAAAGTTGTGAATAATGGTAGAATAGAGCTATCAAGCAAGATTTCAGGATTCCAACAGTTGGAAACATTTGAAATCGAAGCATATAAGGTTCAACTTCCAGCGGATGTGGTTCATCTGCACCGGTTGCTGCACCTGATCGTTAATGGTGGGATAAGTTTGCCCCGAGGCATTGGTAGCATGAAATCCATACGCACGCTGAGATTTTGCCAATTGCTCATGAGCTCAACAGACACCATCACAGAAATCGGTGACCTCACCAATTTGAGGGATCTTCAGCTACAGTTCAACCATATAAGACAGTCCTCTTCAGAGTCAGGTGAGGCGGCAGCAAGACAGTCAATGGATGCTTTGGGCTCTTCCCTTGAAAAGCTCTGCGATCTCAGACACCTACGCATCAAGCATGATGGTTGCTTGGATGAATTAAGTTCACTCTCTActgctcccctcctcctccagaGATTCGTGACAAACTGGGGCTGGCATTCGAGGGTTCCCAAGTGGATTGGACAACTCCATAGCCTCCACAGCCTTGAACTCTTGGTCAAGGAGATGCTTAGAGAGGACATCAGAATGCTTGCACAGCTACCCTCCCTCGCCAGCCTCCGGGTGAAGATTCAAGCAACTCCCAGAGAGGACATGGTCATCTGCAGAACTGGATTCTCTGTACTGAAGCACTTCGAGATCGGGTGTAGCAGAGTCTCACATCTAATCTTTGAGGAAGGGGCAATGCCCGGGCTTCAAGTGCTGGAGATGTATTTCAACGCGTCAGGATGGGACAGGCATGGCGCTGCACCCGCTGGCATCGAGCATCTAGCAGGCCTCAGGGAGTTCTCTGCGCGTATTGGGGGCAGAGGTGCCAAGGAATCCAATCGAAGTGCTGCACTGTCTGCGATGAGAAATGCTGTTGGTGTGCACCCAGGTTTTCCTTCAGCTGATATCATGTGTTTCGACGATGTGTGGACAGATTTCGATGACTACGTGAtggaggaggtgcaggaggcggtggtGTTGAGTCCTTGA